One window of Kosakonia cowanii JCM 10956 = DSM 18146 genomic DNA carries:
- the gloA gene encoding lactoylglutathione lyase — protein sequence MRLLHTMLRVGDLQRSINFYTNVLGMKLLRTSENPEYKYSLAFVGYGDESEEAVIELTYNWGVDSYELGTAYGHIALSVENAAESCEAIRKNGGNVTREAGPVKGGTTVIAFVEDPDGYKIELIEEKDAGRGLGH from the coding sequence ATGCGCTTACTTCACACCATGCTGCGCGTCGGCGACCTGCAACGCTCAATCAATTTCTACACCAACGTGCTGGGCATGAAACTGCTGCGCACCAGCGAAAACCCGGAGTACAAATATTCGCTGGCTTTTGTCGGTTACGGTGATGAGAGCGAAGAAGCGGTGATTGAGCTGACCTACAACTGGGGTGTCGACAGCTATGAGCTGGGCACGGCGTATGGTCACATCGCGCTGAGCGTAGAAAACGCGGCGGAGTCCTGCGAAGCGATTCGCAAAAACGGCGGCAACGTCACCCGTGAAGCTGGCCCGGTTAAAGGCGGCACCACGGTTATCGCCTTCGTTGAAGATCCGGACGGTTACAAAATCGAACTGATTGAAGAGAAAGACGCCGGACGCGGTCTGGGTCACTGA
- a CDS encoding alkene reductase, with protein sequence MSSKLFTPLKVGAITVPNRVLMAPLTRLRSIEPGDVPTPLMAEYYRQRASAGLIISEATQISAQAKGYAGAPGLHSDEQIAAWKKITDAVHADDGRIAVQLWHTGRISHSSLQPGGAAPVAPSAISAGTRTSLRDENGNATREDTSMPRALETDEIPGIVNDFRQAVANAREAGFDLVELHSAHGYLLHQFLSPSANQRTDQYGGSVENRARLVLEVIDAVCEEWSADRIGIRVSPIGSFQNTDNGPNEEADALYLIEELGKRGIAYLHMSEPDWAGGEPYSETFREKVRARFHGPIIGAGAYSVEKAEDLINKGLIDAVAFGRAYIANPDLVKRLQLKAELNPQRPESFYGGGAEGYTDYPSL encoded by the coding sequence ATGTCCAGTAAATTATTTACGCCGTTGAAAGTCGGTGCCATTACCGTACCGAACCGCGTGTTGATGGCGCCCCTGACGCGCCTGCGCAGCATTGAACCGGGCGATGTACCGACGCCGCTGATGGCGGAGTATTACCGTCAACGCGCCAGCGCCGGGCTTATCATCAGTGAAGCGACGCAAATCTCCGCCCAGGCCAAAGGCTATGCGGGCGCGCCGGGTCTGCACAGCGACGAGCAGATCGCCGCCTGGAAAAAGATCACCGATGCCGTGCATGCCGATGATGGCCGTATTGCGGTTCAGCTGTGGCACACCGGCCGTATCTCCCACAGCAGCTTACAGCCGGGCGGTGCCGCACCGGTTGCGCCGTCAGCCATCAGCGCGGGTACCCGTACCTCGCTGCGTGATGAAAACGGCAACGCCACCCGTGAAGATACCTCCATGCCGCGCGCGCTGGAGACCGATGAGATCCCAGGCATCGTTAATGATTTCCGTCAGGCCGTTGCCAATGCACGCGAAGCCGGTTTCGATCTGGTTGAGCTGCACTCTGCCCACGGCTACCTGCTGCACCAGTTCCTCTCACCTTCTGCAAACCAGCGTACCGACCAGTATGGCGGCAGCGTTGAAAACCGCGCGCGCCTGGTGCTGGAAGTGATCGACGCCGTGTGTGAAGAGTGGAGCGCCGATCGCATCGGTATTCGCGTTTCGCCAATCGGCTCTTTCCAGAACACCGACAATGGCCCGAACGAAGAAGCTGACGCGCTCTATCTGATTGAAGAGCTGGGTAAACGCGGTATCGCGTACCTGCACATGTCCGAACCGGACTGGGCGGGCGGTGAGCCCTACAGCGAAACGTTCCGCGAAAAAGTGCGTGCGCGCTTCCACGGCCCGATTATCGGCGCTGGTGCATACAGCGTTGAGAAAGCCGAAGACTTGATCAACAAGGGGCTGATCGATGCCGTGGCGTTTGGCCGCGCCTATATCGCCAACCCGGATCTGGTAAAACGCCTGCAGCTGAAAGCGGAACTCAACCCGCAGCGCCCGGAAAGCTTCTATGGCGGCGGCGCGGAAGGTTACACCGACTACCCTTCTCTCTGA
- a CDS encoding TetR/AcrR family transcriptional regulator has product MRKNSEHDTREHLLATGEQLCMHRGFTGMGLSELLKTAEVPKGSFYHYFRSKEAFGVALLERHYAGYHQRLAQHFASGPGTPRDRLLAYYQETLNQFCQQGHISGCLTVKLSAEVCDLSEDMRTAMDSGARGIIALLAKALEQGRDDKSLAFAGEAHTQAQVLYALWLGANLQAKISRSAVPLESALAHAQQIITRPE; this is encoded by the coding sequence ATGCGCAAGAATTCTGAACACGATACACGCGAACACTTACTGGCCACCGGCGAGCAGCTCTGTATGCATCGCGGCTTTACCGGCATGGGGTTGAGCGAATTACTGAAAACGGCGGAAGTGCCGAAAGGCTCCTTCTACCACTACTTTCGCTCGAAAGAGGCGTTTGGCGTGGCGCTGCTTGAGCGCCACTACGCCGGTTACCACCAGCGGCTGGCGCAACATTTTGCCAGCGGCCCGGGTACGCCGCGCGACAGATTGCTGGCCTATTATCAGGAGACCCTGAATCAGTTTTGCCAGCAGGGTCACATCAGCGGCTGCCTTACCGTCAAACTCTCGGCGGAAGTGTGCGATCTCTCGGAAGATATGCGCACGGCGATGGACAGCGGCGCACGGGGAATTATCGCCCTGTTAGCTAAAGCGCTGGAACAGGGACGCGATGATAAGAGCCTCGCCTTTGCCGGTGAAGCCCACACCCAGGCGCAGGTGTTATATGCCCTGTGGCTCGGCGCTAACCTGCAGGCAAAAATTTCGCGCAGTGCCGTGCCGCTGGAAAGCGCGCTGGCGCATGCGCAGCAGATCATTACCCGGCCTGAATAA
- a CDS encoding DUF1289 domain-containing protein: MERPLPEQLEFFPVQSPCRGICQSDERGFCRGCMRSRDERFNWQAMSDAQKQEVLRLCRQRLQRKLRAMRDQPPEEPDQPSLF, encoded by the coding sequence ATGGAGCGTCCATTGCCTGAACAACTGGAGTTTTTCCCGGTCCAGAGTCCGTGTCGCGGCATCTGTCAGTCAGATGAGCGCGGCTTTTGCCGTGGCTGTATGCGCAGCCGCGATGAGCGCTTTAACTGGCAAGCGATGAGTGATGCGCAAAAGCAGGAGGTGCTGCGCCTCTGCCGCCAACGTTTGCAGCGTAAATTGCGCGCAATGCGTGACCAACCCCCGGAAGAACCTGATCAACCTTCGCTGTTTTAA
- a CDS encoding aldo/keto reductase: protein MVQRIALAPQGPEFSRFVMGYWRLMEWNFTPRQLVSFIEAHLDLGVTTVDHADIYGGYQCEAAFGEALNLAPHLRARMEMVTKCGIATTAKPEHALGHYITERDHIIRSAEQSLVNLATDYLDLLLIHRPDPLMDADEVAEAFLQLHQSGKVRHFGVSNFTPAQFSLLQSRLPFTLVTNQVEISPVHQPLLLDGTLDQLQQLRIRPMAWSCLGGGRIFSDADCQPLRDELHQVATELNAENIEQVIYAWVLRLPSAPLPIIGSGKIERVRSSLGALNLQMSRQQWFRIRKAALGYDVP from the coding sequence ATGGTTCAGCGTATTGCCCTTGCGCCGCAAGGTCCTGAGTTCTCACGTTTTGTGATGGGTTACTGGCGTCTGATGGAGTGGAATTTCACGCCGCGCCAACTGGTCAGTTTTATTGAAGCTCATCTCGATCTTGGCGTCACCACCGTCGATCATGCCGATATCTATGGCGGCTATCAGTGTGAAGCCGCCTTCGGTGAAGCCCTCAACCTTGCCCCGCATCTGCGCGCGCGCATGGAGATGGTCACTAAATGTGGCATCGCCACCACCGCGAAGCCGGAACACGCGCTCGGTCACTACATCACCGAGCGCGACCATATTATTCGCAGCGCCGAGCAGTCGCTGGTCAACCTGGCGACCGACTATCTCGATCTGCTGTTGATCCATCGCCCGGATCCGCTGATGGATGCCGATGAAGTCGCCGAAGCCTTTTTACAGCTGCATCAGAGCGGTAAAGTGCGCCACTTCGGCGTCTCTAACTTTACGCCTGCGCAATTCTCCCTGCTGCAATCACGGCTGCCGTTTACGCTGGTCACCAATCAGGTAGAGATCTCGCCTGTGCACCAGCCGCTGCTGCTTGATGGCACGCTCGATCAACTGCAGCAGTTGCGTATCCGCCCGATGGCGTGGTCCTGCCTGGGCGGCGGGCGCATCTTCAGCGATGCTGACTGCCAGCCGCTGCGCGATGAGCTGCACCAGGTGGCAACGGAGCTGAACGCCGAAAATATTGAGCAGGTGATCTATGCCTGGGTGCTGCGCTTACCCTCTGCGCCGCTGCCGATTATCGGCTCCGGCAAAATTGAGCGCGTGCGTTCATCCCTTGGCGCGCTGAATCTACAGATGTCCCGCCAGCAGTGGTTCCGCATCCGTAAAGCGGCGCTCGGCTACGACGTGCCGTAA
- the sodC gene encoding superoxide dismutase [Cu-Zn] SodC: protein MKRFSLAMLALLTCAGAQAASEEVQMNLVTAQGVGQSVGSVKISETDKGLEFAPDLNALPPGEHGFHVHAKGSCEPAMKEGKPSAAEAAGGHLDPHKTGKHAGPEGEGHLGDLPVLVVNNDGKATDAVVAPRLKKLDEVKGKALMIHVGGDNMSDQPKPLGGGGARYACGVIK, encoded by the coding sequence ATGAAGCGTTTTAGTCTGGCAATGCTGGCTCTGCTCACCTGTGCGGGTGCGCAGGCCGCCAGTGAAGAAGTGCAGATGAACCTCGTCACCGCGCAGGGCGTCGGGCAGTCCGTCGGTAGCGTGAAGATCAGCGAAACCGATAAAGGGCTGGAGTTTGCGCCCGACCTCAACGCGCTGCCGCCCGGCGAGCACGGTTTCCATGTTCATGCGAAAGGGAGCTGCGAACCGGCGATGAAAGAGGGCAAGCCCTCTGCCGCTGAAGCCGCGGGTGGCCACCTCGATCCTCATAAAACAGGCAAACATGCAGGACCGGAAGGGGAAGGCCATTTAGGCGACCTGCCGGTGCTGGTGGTCAATAATGACGGTAAAGCGACCGATGCCGTCGTCGCGCCGCGCCTGAAAAAGCTGGACGAGGTGAAAGGTAAGGCGCTGATGATCCACGTCGGTGGCGATAACATGTCCGATCAGCCGAAACCGCTCGGCGGTGGCGGGGCGCGTTATGCCTGCGGCGTAATTAAGTAA
- a CDS encoding FUSC family protein: MSRLAQLWQNLPWVKATGGQWRYALRNGIAMCLALTLAYALNLDEPYWAMTSAAVVSFPTVGGVISKSLGRIAGSLLGACAALIIAGQTLNDPWLFLFAMAGWIAFCTWACAQFSNNVAYAFQLAGYTAAIIAFAMTNITEITELWDIAQARVCEVILGILCGGLMMMILPGTADGPTLLAALRRMHARLLEHASLLWQAETNDAIRNAHESLIGQILTTNLLRIQAFWSHYRFRRQNRVLTWLLHQQLRMTSVISSLRRMMLNWPDAPASLRPVLEQLLAELAHHDADALTVARIIAPLAPAPDADYRHHAFWQRLRYFCRLYLASSRWLRHLENASPVSEALPPRSPALMRDIDNAEALWSGLRTFVALIMVGAWSLNAQWEHGSAALTLAAISCVLYSVSPAPFNSLTLLLRTLALLTLFSFVVKFGLMVQINALALFLLFLFPLLTTLQLLKLQMPKRAGLWGQLIVFMGSFIAVSDPPVFDFADFLNADLAKILGVALAWLAFAVLRPGSDARKSRRHIRALRRHFVDQLSRTPRLQEHQYESVVYHHISQLSNSQDAQARRWLLRWGVVLLNCSHVVWQLRGWETRSDPLSRVRDRAIGLLRDVMSERGVQQRSLNATLAELDRICAALGQHHQPAARELASLIWRLYCALAQLENAPAPGTISEPVT, from the coding sequence GTGAGCAGGCTGGCGCAACTGTGGCAAAACCTGCCGTGGGTTAAGGCGACTGGCGGCCAGTGGCGCTACGCGCTGCGTAACGGCATTGCTATGTGCCTCGCCCTGACGCTTGCCTATGCGCTCAATCTTGACGAGCCTTACTGGGCAATGACCTCTGCGGCGGTCGTCAGTTTTCCCACCGTCGGCGGCGTGATCAGTAAAAGCCTCGGGCGCATTGCCGGCAGCCTGCTTGGGGCGTGCGCCGCACTGATTATCGCCGGGCAAACCCTTAACGATCCGTGGCTTTTTCTGTTTGCCATGGCGGGCTGGATAGCCTTCTGCACCTGGGCCTGCGCCCAGTTCAGCAATAATGTCGCCTACGCCTTCCAGCTGGCGGGCTACACCGCTGCCATCATCGCGTTTGCGATGACCAATATCACTGAAATTACCGAATTGTGGGACATCGCCCAGGCACGCGTCTGCGAGGTGATTCTCGGCATTCTGTGCGGCGGCCTGATGATGATGATCCTGCCCGGCACCGCCGATGGCCCGACGCTGCTCGCCGCGCTAAGAAGGATGCATGCCCGGCTGCTGGAGCACGCCAGCCTGCTCTGGCAAGCCGAAACAAACGACGCCATCCGCAACGCGCATGAGAGCCTGATTGGGCAGATCCTCACCACGAACCTGCTGCGCATTCAGGCCTTCTGGAGCCACTATCGCTTTCGCCGTCAAAACCGCGTGCTCACCTGGCTGCTCCATCAGCAGTTGCGCATGACCAGCGTCATCTCCAGCCTGCGGCGAATGATGCTCAACTGGCCAGACGCGCCCGCCTCTCTGCGCCCTGTGCTTGAGCAGCTGCTGGCAGAGCTGGCGCATCACGATGCCGACGCGCTCACGGTCGCGCGCATCATTGCTCCGCTGGCACCTGCGCCGGACGCTGACTATCGCCATCACGCTTTCTGGCAGCGGCTGCGCTACTTTTGTCGGTTATACCTTGCCAGCAGCCGCTGGTTACGCCATCTGGAAAATGCCTCGCCGGTAAGCGAAGCGCTGCCACCGCGCAGCCCGGCGTTAATGCGTGATATCGACAATGCCGAGGCGCTGTGGAGCGGGCTGCGAACCTTTGTCGCGCTGATCATGGTCGGGGCGTGGAGTCTTAACGCGCAGTGGGAGCATGGCTCCGCCGCGCTGACGCTGGCGGCGATCAGTTGTGTGCTCTACTCCGTTTCGCCCGCGCCGTTCAACTCTTTAACTCTGCTGTTGCGCACACTTGCCCTGCTGACGCTGTTTAGCTTTGTGGTGAAATTTGGCCTGATGGTGCAGATCAACGCGCTTGCGCTGTTTCTGCTGTTTCTCTTTCCGCTGCTTACCACCCTGCAATTGCTCAAGCTTCAGATGCCAAAGCGCGCCGGGCTGTGGGGGCAACTGATTGTCTTTATGGGATCGTTTATCGCGGTGAGCGACCCACCGGTGTTTGATTTTGCCGATTTTCTCAATGCCGATCTGGCAAAGATCCTCGGCGTAGCGCTGGCCTGGCTCGCCTTTGCGGTGCTGCGACCGGGATCGGATGCGCGCAAAAGCCGTCGCCATATTCGCGCCCTGCGCCGCCATTTTGTTGACCAACTGAGCCGCACGCCGAGGCTGCAGGAACACCAATATGAGTCGGTTGTTTATCACCACATCAGCCAGCTCAGTAACAGCCAGGATGCACAGGCGCGGCGCTGGTTGTTGCGCTGGGGCGTGGTGCTGCTCAACTGTTCGCATGTGGTGTGGCAACTGCGCGGCTGGGAGACGCGTTCCGATCCGTTAAGCCGGGTGCGCGATCGCGCCATTGGTCTGCTGCGGGATGTGATGAGCGAGCGCGGCGTGCAGCAACGGTCGCTCAACGCCACGCTCGCAGAGTTAGATCGGATTTGCGCGGCGCTGGGCCAGCATCACCAGCCCGCCGCGCGGGAACTCGCCTCGCTAATCTGGCGTCTTTACTGCGCGCTTGCCCAGCTGGAAAACGCGCCCGCGCCAGGGACAATCAGCGAGCCGGTTACTTAA
- a CDS encoding HlyD family secretion protein — protein MRLNSLKYFSTLLVVAIALAAGWWMWNVYMQSPWTRDGKVRAEQVSITPQVSGSIRQLAVKDNQYVHAGDLLFLLDDTPYHIAVVNAEGQLAKAQTELAKANNEANRRRHLSHNYISAEDLDTANIGVKAAQADVAVATAQLNQAKWQLAQTRVTAPVDGWVTNLSARTGNYATAGQPVFALVDSHSFYVVGYFEETKLRHIREGAAAKIVLYSSNKTLQGHVASIGRAIYDQSVEADSGLVADIKPTVPWVRLAQRVPVRIQFDALPQGITLVAGTTCTVTISEQP, from the coding sequence ATGCGGCTTAACTCACTGAAGTATTTCTCAACGTTATTGGTCGTGGCGATTGCGCTGGCCGCAGGCTGGTGGATGTGGAATGTCTATATGCAGTCGCCCTGGACGCGGGATGGCAAAGTGCGTGCCGAGCAGGTGAGCATCACGCCGCAGGTCTCCGGCAGTATTCGCCAGCTGGCGGTGAAAGATAACCAGTATGTTCACGCAGGCGATTTGCTGTTTCTGCTTGACGATACCCCTTATCACATCGCGGTAGTGAATGCCGAAGGGCAACTGGCGAAGGCGCAAACGGAGCTGGCAAAAGCCAATAACGAAGCCAACCGCCGCCGTCACCTCTCACATAACTACATTTCGGCTGAAGACCTCGACACCGCCAATATTGGCGTGAAAGCGGCGCAGGCCGATGTCGCCGTCGCCACGGCGCAGCTTAACCAGGCGAAATGGCAGCTGGCGCAAACCCGCGTTACCGCGCCGGTTGATGGCTGGGTGACTAACCTCTCTGCGCGCACGGGCAACTACGCCACTGCCGGTCAGCCGGTATTTGCGCTGGTCGACAGCCACTCGTTTTATGTCGTCGGCTATTTCGAAGAGACCAAACTGCGCCATATTCGTGAAGGTGCCGCAGCGAAGATTGTGCTCTACAGCAGCAACAAAACGTTACAGGGTCACGTAGCCAGCATTGGTCGCGCCATTTATGATCAGAGCGTGGAGGCGGACAGCGGGCTGGTGGCGGATATAAAACCGACGGTTCCATGGGTGCGGCTGGCGCAGCGTGTGCCGGTACGCATTCAGTTTGACGCCCTGCCGCAGGGAATAACGCTGGTGGCTGGCACTACCTGCACCGTGACCATCAGCGAGCAGCCGTGA
- a CDS encoding DUF1656 domain-containing protein yields MKLTSSSPDLPFQDLIFGASVYFPPLFKAVMLGFLIWLMAHRLLRDWIYAGDIWHPMLMDLSLFVIALSLALGLLMVW; encoded by the coding sequence GTGAAGTTAACCTCAAGTTCTCCCGATTTACCCTTCCAGGATCTTATCTTTGGCGCCTCGGTCTATTTTCCGCCGCTCTTCAAAGCCGTGATGCTGGGTTTTCTTATCTGGCTGATGGCGCACCGCCTGCTGCGCGACTGGATCTACGCGGGCGACATCTGGCACCCGATGCTGATGGATCTCTCCCTCTTTGTGATTGCGCTGAGCCTCGCGCTCGGCCTGTTGATGGTGTGGTAA
- the slyA gene encoding transcriptional regulator SlyA yields the protein MKLESPLGSDLARLVRIWRALIDHRLKPLELTQTHWVTLHNIHQLPPDQSQIQLAKAIGIEQPSLVRTLDQLEEKGLISRQTCASDRRAKRIKLTDKASPIIDQMETVIRKTRGEILSGFSAEELEMLIKMIARLEHNITELQSRD from the coding sequence ATGAAATTGGAATCGCCATTAGGTTCTGATCTGGCACGCTTAGTGCGCATTTGGCGTGCTTTGATTGACCATCGCCTAAAACCTCTGGAATTAACGCAGACACACTGGGTGACGCTGCACAATATTCATCAGTTACCGCCCGACCAGTCGCAAATTCAACTGGCAAAAGCGATCGGCATTGAGCAGCCTTCACTGGTGCGCACGCTCGATCAACTGGAAGAGAAGGGCCTGATTTCTCGCCAGACTTGCGCCAGCGATCGGCGGGCAAAACGCATTAAATTGACTGACAAAGCGTCGCCTATCATCGATCAGATGGAGACGGTAATTCGTAAGACCCGGGGTGAGATTTTATCCGGGTTCTCTGCGGAGGAGCTTGAGATGTTGATTAAGATGATCGCCCGGCTGGAGCACAATATTACCGAGCTCCAGTCGCGAGACTAA
- the slyB gene encoding outer membrane lipoprotein SlyB, with the protein MMLRALAVSLVGFTLAGCVNNDSLSGDVYSASEAKQVQNVTYGTVVNVRPVQIQGGDDSNVIGALGGAVLGGFLGNTVGGGAGRSLATAAGAVAGGVAGQSAQGAMNKTQGVELEIRKDDGNTIMVVQKQGKTQYVAGQRVVMASNGREITVSPR; encoded by the coding sequence ATGATGTTACGTGCACTGGCAGTTTCGCTGGTTGGTTTTACATTGGCTGGGTGTGTGAATAACGACTCGCTCTCCGGCGACGTCTACTCTGCATCCGAAGCCAAACAGGTGCAAAATGTCACTTACGGCACCGTGGTTAACGTTCGTCCGGTGCAGATTCAGGGCGGTGATGACAGCAATGTTATCGGCGCGCTGGGTGGTGCCGTACTGGGTGGTTTCCTGGGCAACACCGTTGGCGGCGGCGCAGGTCGTTCGCTGGCAACCGCCGCAGGTGCAGTAGCCGGTGGCGTTGCGGGTCAATCCGCACAGGGTGCGATGAACAAAACCCAGGGCGTGGAGCTGGAAATTCGTAAGGATGACGGCAACACCATTATGGTGGTGCAGAAACAGGGTAAAACCCAATACGTTGCAGGTCAGCGCGTCGTCATGGCGAGCAACGGCCGCGAAATTACCGTTTCCCCGCGTTAA
- the anmK gene encoding anhydro-N-acetylmuramic acid kinase — protein sequence MKSGRYIGVMSGTSLDGVDVVLAAIDDTMVAQQASLTFPIPLPLKEGILNICQGQELTLSQLGRLDTQLGKLFADAVLALMDREQLVAQDIVAIGCHGQTVWHEPTGVAPHTLQIGDNNQIAARTGVTVVGDFRRRDMALGGQGAPLVPAFHHALLAHPVERRMVLNIGGIANLSLLIPGQPVRGFDTGPGNMLLDAWIWRHLGKPYDENAQWASEGKVILPLLQRMLSDPYFAEPAPKSTGREYFNAAWLERHLVHYPGLAACDVQATLVELTAVTISEQVLLSGGCERLLVCGGGSRNPLLMARLASQLPGIEVAPTDDAGISGDDMEALAFAWLAWRTLAGLPGNLPSVTGAAAPTVLGAIFPANPRQNQS from the coding sequence ATGAAATCAGGTCGCTATATTGGGGTGATGTCGGGCACCAGTCTGGACGGGGTAGATGTGGTGCTGGCCGCCATCGACGACACCATGGTCGCGCAGCAGGCAAGCCTGACCTTTCCCATTCCGCTGCCGCTTAAAGAGGGGATCCTCAACATCTGTCAGGGGCAGGAGCTGACCCTCTCTCAGCTTGGCCGCCTCGACACGCAGCTCGGCAAACTCTTTGCCGATGCGGTATTAGCCCTGATGGACAGAGAGCAGCTCGTTGCCCAGGATATTGTGGCGATAGGCTGTCACGGCCAGACCGTCTGGCACGAACCAACGGGCGTAGCGCCGCACACGCTGCAAATCGGTGATAACAACCAGATTGCCGCGCGTACCGGTGTTACCGTAGTCGGTGATTTTCGCCGCCGCGATATGGCGCTCGGCGGGCAGGGCGCGCCGCTGGTCCCCGCTTTTCATCACGCGCTGCTCGCGCACCCGGTTGAGCGGCGTATGGTGCTCAATATCGGCGGTATCGCCAATCTCTCCCTCTTAATCCCGGGTCAGCCGGTCAGAGGTTTCGACACCGGGCCGGGCAATATGCTGCTTGATGCGTGGATCTGGCGTCATCTGGGCAAACCCTACGATGAGAACGCGCAGTGGGCGAGCGAAGGCAAAGTGATCCTGCCGCTGCTGCAAAGAATGCTGAGCGACCCCTATTTTGCCGAGCCGGCACCGAAGAGCACCGGGCGGGAGTATTTCAACGCCGCCTGGCTGGAGCGTCATCTTGTTCACTATCCGGGGCTTGCCGCCTGCGATGTACAGGCGACGCTGGTGGAGCTGACGGCGGTCACCATCTCCGAACAGGTGTTACTCAGCGGTGGCTGCGAGCGGCTGCTGGTGTGCGGTGGCGGCAGCCGTAACCCGCTTTTAATGGCGCGTCTGGCAAGCCAGCTTCCGGGTATTGAAGTGGCACCGACCGATGATGCCGGGATTAGCGGCGACGATATGGAAGCGCTGGCCTTTGCGTGGCTGGCGTGGCGCACGCTGGCTGGCTTGCCGGGCAATCTCCCCTCGGTGACCGGTGCTGCCGCGCCAACGGTGCTGGGGGCTATCTTCCCGGCTAACCCACGGCAGAATCAGAGTTAA